Genomic window (Planktothrix serta PCC 8927):
ATAGCAATAATTAAACCACACCAACCTTTAGTTTTTTTACAACGTTGTTCCCATTTTTTACGCGCTTCTTGATGAACCGGATCATCTTCGATAAACTCTCCAAATAAATGTAAATCCCCATCTTCTGTTTTCAGAATTCCTAAATCATAATTCCGGCCCACTGTCGGGTCTTCACCGGGATTAAAACAAATTCCTTCTAATCCTCCAGCCGCTTGTAAACTGCGAATCAGCATTTCTGCTTTGGGTTTAGAAGTTTGAATCACAACCACAGGTAAACCATCCCCAACTTCTGGAATTTCCCCTTCTGCGGCTTGATGAAATTGGGTATTAGTTCGCAAATATTTGGCAGTTTCCCAAGGAACAACCCCCAAACTTAAGAAGGATTTAGGCGGGACTAAATCATCGCGTAACCGAGGAACTTCCATTTCCAATTCTTCATCTTCTGATTCATCATCCGAGGTCATTGCGGCTAATTCATCAGCAATATCCGGTAAAGTTTCCACTTTTACCGAAACCTGTTTTTTCTCGCCATCGGGTAAATTAATCGGAATGCGATACCGACGATTGAGACTAGGAAATTGATAGTGAACTAATTTTTGACGATTATCGCGTAAAAATCGATGCAGTGCTTCTAACGCGACTAAAACAACCGCAGCTTCCTCATCATAGAGAATTGAACGTAATCCTTCTAAGGGATGAAGATTACCAAAATTGGGTTCAATTTCCGAGGGGGGTAAACTGGCAATATTAATGAAATCATCGTCATCTTCATCCTCATCTTGATCAAAACCATCGCCTCGATCAAACGTTACAAACAGACAATCTTGAGTTAAAAAGGCTTCTTCTAAATTGTCATAGGATTTATTTTTCACAACTCGTTCCCGAAACCGTTTTAACGATTCTAAAGAACGATATAATAATACCCCATAATCCATCCCCAGTTTCCCCAAGGTAGAAATATATAAGGTATCAATCCCAAATAGATTTAATTCAATCGAAATAATTTGATGTTCCCCTAACCGTTCCCAAGGCGCATCTTGCCAAATTTGATAGGCTTTTTCCGTCACGACTTCCGCATATTGGGGAGGAAGTTGAGGGGGACGACTTTCAGCGACTTCTTGCAACCCTCGAAAAATTTCATCAATTAGAGGTAAATCCGGTACATATTCAATCACTATTTCTAAATCTTGGAGAACACCCCGCAGGAAAAATTGAATTTCCCGATCTTTAACCACGATTTTTTGAGGACGAGCGATCGGTGCTGGACTTTGGGGGTGTTCCATTGCTCGCAGTAACGTCCGCACAATTGCTTCTGGCCCCATATCCGTTGGAACCATATCCATTGCTCGCACCATCCCCTGAGAACCGTCCACCCAAATAATACATTCGCCTGGCGTTTCGGAGTCTGTGTCAATACTGGGATTGGTATCCGTCGCCATGGGACGTCGATCCCCTTCCCACACACTGGGAATTTGGGGTAAATTTTGGAGCCGACGAAGGGTTGAGTGATTGAGACGTGCCATCAAATTAATCTTCTCGTTGGGTAGTTTCACCAGTTATGATGATGCCGCACAACCAATGGCTGAACCTGCCATATTGTAATGCAATGCTTTCTCCATCTTATAAGAAAAATCCCTGAAAACTCCTTCAGTTTAGGGCAGGAGAGCCAAAATCTTACACGACCACCTTACCAAGGACTACCAACCCTCGTAAATTCTAATGTTCCTTCATCGTTAACAGACCACAAGCTCACTAAAATTTTAGCTCTGATTTATAATGGTTCTATCCAGAAATCAGAGGAGTCAAGATGGTTAATATTTTAGAAGAAGGGGACAATGGTTTAGTTCGCGTGGATTATGGTGATTTGTTAACTAAAATTTTACAAGTATTAGAAAATCAACAAGTTAAAAATCCCTTAAATCTCTCCCAAGATGGTAAACGATTACTAATTGATATTGACGAAATTGCGGCTCAAGTTTCCGAGTTAAATATTGCTAATCCATTGGGAGGATCGACGTTTAACGCCAAGTCCGCAACGGTAAATTTGAGTCCAGGTTCAAGAAATGCTTTTATTTCCCAAATTCAACAGATTAGAGATATTTTAACACAAAAGATAGAATCTATTCTTGTTCTCGATCAAAAGCCTATTTCCCTAGAAAATTTTATTAATAATTTAGCAATCGAATTAAAAGAATTTCAAGGCGAATCCCAAGACGTGGGGTTTCAATATAAATTTGATAAAAAATATGATGATTTACACAAACAGCGATTAAGTTTGCAAAAAGAAACCGATCAAAGTAGCTCTGTATTAAAGTTTCACAAATTGACAATTACCGTAGAAAAAACAAATAACTTTAATCAACAGTTGAAAAATAGTCTAAAAAGTTTTATAGAATTGCGGTTTGATTCTGAAGAAGAAAAAGAAGATTTAGGTTATATCCTTGAAGATTTATGTAAAGATTTAGAAAAAAATAAATCAGATCTGTATAAGCTAAAATGTTTGATGGATACTGAAACTATTGGTAAACTTCAACGGGAAGCTAAAATTCAATATTTAGAATATTTGAAAGAACATTTAGGACAACATCGAGATCTAATTTATCTTGAAGACTTAATTCGGCGATTAAGGTTAATAGAAGATTATATTAATGATATTAATCAAGGGGATGGATATTACCAAGTTAACTATGCAGGAGTTAGTGTTAATTATAAAGAAATATTCTCTCGCTCTGAAGCCTTTGAGGAATTACCTATTATTCCCTTAATTGTTGGATATTTAGGAGAAACAACGGATGAAAATTCAGGAAAACGACAATTTATTTTTGGTTTAAAGTTAAAGTTTGCAGGTAAAGTTCAAACCCAAGGCGGAAAATCGGTTATTAATTATTATCTTAACTTACTCGATTCTAATAGTCCAGAACATCAAGAAGGATTAGCAGATGCTTCTAAAAAAGAATACTTTGTTAGAAAAGTTTTAAAAATTGCTTTCTTATATTATTTTATCTTTGCTAGTATTGATCCATCAACTCCAAATTACCATCCAGAAGATGATTTAGAATACAATCCGAGAACAATTTTTGAAGAAAAAGTTTTACCGATCTTACAAGCATCGGATGAAACCCAAAAACAAAGAATTTTCCGAGGAATAAAAACAGGTTTAGAAACTTATAAAATTGATCATAAAGTTGATAAACTTAAAAATATGCTGACTAATTTTTTGCGAGGAAAAACAGTTTTTCCTTCTAGGTCTTATCCGATTCATATTAGTGTTAAACAGGGTATTTTAGAAACAGATTACACGGTGATTAATAGAAATAACTCTTTTTTCAAAACGGTATTAAAAGATAATCCTAAAGCCGCTTTAAAATATATCTCAGTAGGAGGAGCCAATGTAGATAATAATGCACTCTATTCTATTTCTGCTAATCTGCAAATTAGTGAAATTCACTATTTTTCAACCCAGGATGATCAAACCTTTAGCATGGAGTATGATTTAAGAAATGTTTATACAATTCCTGTGGTTTTAACGCCTCAACATGACCGTTGTAGAGAGATTTTTAAAAATAGCTTGAAGGGACAAAATCTTTTAGTTTTTAATTACAATTATCGACGATTAAGAGAAAATATTTTAAATAATTTGCAATCCTCAAAAGCTTTTGCTTATCAGTTTACATTTGCTTTATTAGCATATATCCTTTTAAAAACTTTACTGGATAGATCAAAACGCAGGTTGTTTATCCCCATTTTAAGACTTCATTTAAGTGATCAACAGGAAACTGCGCCAGAAGAAAAATTTATGCGCTCTATGTTTTCGGTATTATCCCATTTACTTAACGAAAACCATCGCTCTAACTCCCAAGGATTTTGTGTTAAAAAGGTTAACCCATTTAAACTCAAAAACGGTCTGAGTTCTTTATATTCTATTTTACCTAAAATCTTTGAGTTTAGTCAACCCGTTACCGAGCCCCAACTGGATAAATTAGCGATTATTGTTGTATCGAGTCGAGAATGCGATCGCAGTCGCTCCTCTTCTTCTGATTATAAAATTGCTAACCTCATGGGAGAAATGATCGGAATTCAGCGTCAAAAAGATGGCAAAGTTCGACTGTATATGATTGGAACTTTTTCCGATAATTATAATAGTCAAGAAATTCATAGTCATCCTGATGTTTTAATTGATCAAGTTAATCAGCTTTATGAACAAGGATACAGACACTTCTTATATATTGCTAAATCTCCCTATTCTAATACATTGAATATGACCAAAAAACAAGAAGATGAAGAACTATTTTTTATGTCAAAATCGGTAATTCGTGCTTTAAAAGGAGAACGGGAAGACTTAAAAATATATCCGATCTTTTTTGATAAATATTATGCAGTTAAGTTAGACAAAATTCCAGCCAGTTCCTTGTATATACAAGATATTTCTGAGTTAGAAACTTTGGTCAAAGACCCCAGTAAACAAGCGGTAGTATTTTTTAATTTGTTTAATGGGATTAAAGTCGGAAATGACAAATACTATAACGGTGTGATTTCCTATGCAACTTTGCTGAATATTTATGAAGGAATTTTAGATGATAAAGACATTCGGATGGCGTTGATGTATGATAATTCTTTAAAAAACGAATTGCTTCAGTTTTTAACTCTTTTCCATTTTTCTCGCTATGAAGCAGATAGTAATCAAGCCAAAAATATTAACTTAAAACTTGATCCTTATACCAAACTGATTGGAGACAATAGCGTCGGTGCTTTATCGAGATTGAATCATATTAACAGTTATACTGTTTTTAACTCCTTAGCATTTTTGACAGAAGTTAGAAAAATATTAAATGTACCCCAAGAGGATTAATAAAAATGACTAAATCTAAACTCGGACAAGAATTAGGTCGCTTATTTGAAGTGGGTTTTAATATTGGAATGCTGACCTATATTGAACAAAAACAACTCTCTCATAAATTCGGATCTTTATATCGTCAGGACTTGCAAAATATTAGTTTTTCCCAAATCGTGAAAGCACTGGTTAAGCAAGAACAGATTATCGATGAAAAAGATAAAAAAAATGCGGAAAAATGGAGTCTATTTTTCTTGAAAAAAGCATTTTTAGCAGGATTGAAATTTCTCGATGAATATATCCAAGCTATGGGATTGAGTCAAAATAAACTAAAACATTTAGAGATTTTATATTATCAATGTTGCTTTGATGGAAATAATAGTTTAGGAACTTATAATAAAAATATTGATCCCCAAGCTATTCATGAAACCCTTTCTCAATTGATTTCACTTGAAGTTAATCAGGTCAAAGAATATTCACAAAAAGGGAATTTTTTACAAGCTGATACTTTAATTTTGATTCAGTGTCGTGGAGAATATAGAATCCTATGTATTGATTATTCTATTTTTTCAATTAAAGCGATTCAGAACTTAGGCGATCTGGAGGAGATCGAAGTTTTAAGGAAATTATTATTAAGCGAAATTAGCTATTTAAAATCAAAAAGTGTTTTTTCTAATTTAGGGTTAGATACAAAAATATCGGAACTGAATATATCGAAAGAACTAAAAACTTATTTTATCGGGTTTAAACGCGAAGATAAAGAAACTGCAAAGTTAATTCAAGCGGGGAGTTATGTTGATAGTTTTTATAAATTTTTGCGATCGCATAATTTACTAAACCCAGCTAATTCAGTTATATTTAATATTGTCGGATATAGCGATCGCGGAATTAGTTCTATGTCCATCAATCAGGAGAATTTAGAAATACTAGAAACTTGTGCTGAGATTTATAAATATAAAGCGACTGACCAACAAATTCAAGATGGACGTCGAGATGTACTGAGAAAAATTAACCGAAATGCTTACAGAAGTTTTAATCAAGGTAAACAGTTTATCGATCAACTCTTAGCAGTGAATCAATACGGGATCACGCCGATTATTCATTCAGAAAAAATTGAGGGTTTTTGCAACTCTATTGATATAATTCCCCAAGATTTAGCAACAAAATTGCAAGTCACCCCAAATATTGACCTCAGAAAAGCTCATGCTGAACTGATTACTCAAGCGTTGAACTCCGATGTAACTTATATTTTTTTAACAGGAAATCCAGGTATCGGTAAAACAACAGCTATCACTAACTTTCTTAAAACTCAACAGTGTTTAAATGAAGGATTTTTATTTTTCTATGTAAGTCCTAGAAAACAAGTTAATTTAGATATTATAGAGAAGTTTAAAAACCCAGAAAATCAACAATTAGAAGATGATCGAATCTTTGCGATTACGACTTCCTCTGTTTTAATTGCGAATAACAAAGGAAAATATACGGTTAACTATCTTAATAATCAATGTTCTAAAAAAAGATTTACTCAGCAAGGAGTAGATTTTATTCCCCAAGATTATGAATTATTATCCACTAAACCTTCAAAAAATTTAGATCGAATTACCGAGGATGAAATTCAAGCTAAAAATTCCTCAAGTCGAGGCGTTTTAAATAGTATTTGTCAAGGGATATATACCCTAATCAATCGTCAAACCTCGAATAATATTGTCGCTACTGTTTCGATTCAATCTTTAAAGAAAACCCAAAATAGTCAAGATACCCTAGAGCATTTTGAAAAAATATTTAAAGATGCTTATAACTCTAGGGAGGGAATTCCCATTCCTGAAAAAATGCGAGCTATTTCCGGTCGAATTAAGCATTTATTGATTATGATTGATGAAATTACAGGAGATGATGGAGGTACAGAATTTCTGAATCGAATTAGTGAGATTTTAAAACAATATGGTTTGACTAATTCTACATTTGGATTTAATACTAAAATTATTGTTGCTGATGCTTCAATTGTTGATCCAGATGTGATTAAACAACATTTAGGAGAAACCACCAGTGAACCGAACAAAATCTTTTTTAGAAAGGCAAAATCTGAGGATATTTCCCTATCAATACAACCGTTTTCCTTTAATAGTAATCAATTCAATGCTACCGTCATCAATGCTAATTCCTATCCCGCTAAAAATTTAGAAATTACTTATAAAGTTTTTATTCAATCTAATCGGTATAACGAAGAAAGCTCTCTGATTAAAAATTATGATTTAGAAAAAGAAGTTCAAGAGGAAATGATCACCGATATCAATAACTTTTTAGATAATCAAAATTCTGAACAAATTATTATTTATATTCAAGATAAACAGAGACTAGCAAATTTGATTGAAAAGATTCGTAAACACCAAAACCAATTTGAACAATATCAAGACTACCTAGAAATTCATGCTAATCTTTCTGAAGACGAAAAAATAAAAATTTCAGAGTATAAAAATCAAGTTAAAGTTATCTTTATGACCGCTTCAGCGAGTCGAGGGTTATCCTTTCCTAAAGTCAAACAGATTCTGGTTGATATTCCTCGTTTTGAAATCGAAAAAAACCTCATGGAAGTCATTCAAGTCATTTATCGAGGTCGGGGAAGCTACAATCAAGATGGACTAGAAAAAACCTTAGATGATCAAGATAAACACCTAGTTTTTTATCTCTGTGAACAAGTAATCATTTATCCTAAACAACATCCAGAATTATCATCTGATTCTAAGGATGATCAACAATTATCTCGACAGGAAAGCGTTTTAAATATTTTAAATATTTTGCTAATTTTGAAAACTTCTATCATGACTCGAATTTTTGGGTCAGGACGCATTGGTTCTGAATATTTTATGATGATTCCCATTGGCGGAAAATCTGTATTTACGGCGGGTCAAACCTTTAGCAGTAAGATGAGTAACCTGATCAAACAACTGAAAAAAGAACATACAAGACGACCTTATGACCCTCTGTTAAAATCAGTATATTCTAGCCTAGAAGCGTTGCTGAGTTCCGTCGAAATTAATTTAGGAATGGGGAATACTTCTCCAGAAGATCAAGGATTATCTTACCTAGAATTACAAACTTCATTTACTTCTAAATTCTCAGAATTACTGAATAATAATTTAGAGGGTTTACTGAATTTTCCCCCAATTCAATCGAGTTATATCAATGGGAGTTTGTTAATTGTTCCTCTAACGGGAAGATTCATAGAAGAAAGATATAAAATGCGACTAGAACAGGAAATTTTAAGCTTTAATAATAGGGAATTATTGCATCAAATGTCTAGGATTGCAAATAGTTCAACCTATCCAGAAAATATTTGTTATGCTCTCAAAGAAGCCATAGAATTAGTTAATTTACTCCTGGAACAACCCTATAAAACCCAAAAATTTGAACAAAATAGTCAATATCTCGATCAATATTATGTAATTCCCTTATTCACTTTAATTACAGGGGAAGCACTGCGTCAATATTTTACCAGTCAGGAGCCCGAACCCGAAGATCTAAGATTTAGAGATATTCTAGCCGCTTATATCCGTTGTCTCTATCCGGTCTGTAATATTTTACCCATTGGTCACCAATATAAAGATTTTCCTTGGATACTCTTTAGAAGTTATAGTCTCAACGAAATTAGAGGTAAACTTTTTACGGATAAATACTTTTTAATGTCCCATGAACTCAACGTTTTAAATTTAATTCTTTCCCATGATTAAATTCAGTCGGTGAGGGTCAGAAACCGGGTTTCTTAACTGATCTTTTTGTTAGTAGTAAAGGTTAAGACAGAAACCCGGTTTCGAGGAGGTGTGGGTGAGGGTCAGAAACCGGGTTTCTTAACTGATCTTTTTGTTAGTAGTAAAGGTTATTGCAGAAACCCGGTTTCTAGGTGTTGATTTCAAGCTGCGATCGCTTACAATAATATAGATTGACTAACCTCTAAAATTCTATGTCATGGACACCGGGCTATCAGTTGCGTCAACGTCCCTATGTTATTGAAAGAATTCTGGGACAAGGGGGTTTTGGAATAACCTACAAAGCCAAACATTTACAATTAGATCATCAAGTTGTTCTGAAAACTCCCAATGCAGGTCTACAAAATGACCCCGAATATCCTAAATACGTTCAACGCTTTATTCAAGAAGGTAAAACCTTAGCTAAACTTTGCCAAAATTCCCATCCCCATATTGTCCGAGTTAGTGATTTATTTGAAGAAAATGGGCTTCACTGCTTAGTCATGGATTTAATTGTGGGGCAGAGTTTATGGGAATTTGTGCAAACAAAAGGTAGGTTATCGGAAGCAGACGCGGTTAATATTAT
Coding sequences:
- a CDS encoding DUF6930 domain-containing protein, encoding MARLNHSTLRRLQNLPQIPSVWEGDRRPMATDTNPSIDTDSETPGECIIWVDGSQGMVRAMDMVPTDMGPEAIVRTLLRAMEHPQSPAPIARPQKIVVKDREIQFFLRGVLQDLEIVIEYVPDLPLIDEIFRGLQEVAESRPPQLPPQYAEVVTEKAYQIWQDAPWERLGEHQIISIELNLFGIDTLYISTLGKLGMDYGVLLYRSLESLKRFRERVVKNKSYDNLEEAFLTQDCLFVTFDRGDGFDQDEDEDDDDFINIASLPPSEIEPNFGNLHPLEGLRSILYDEEAAVVLVALEALHRFLRDNRQKLVHYQFPSLNRRYRIPINLPDGEKKQVSVKVETLPDIADELAAMTSDDESEDEELEMEVPRLRDDLVPPKSFLSLGVVPWETAKYLRTNTQFHQAAEGEIPEVGDGLPVVVIQTSKPKAEMLIRSLQAAGGLEGICFNPGEDPTVGRNYDLGILKTEDGDLHLFGEFIEDDPVHQEARKKWEQRCKKTKGWCGLIIAMGLTGASRGQPQFKDMMALLEVRSIPPQDLGLGPLQLIPAPF
- a CDS encoding helicase-related protein, whose protein sequence is MTKSKLGQELGRLFEVGFNIGMLTYIEQKQLSHKFGSLYRQDLQNISFSQIVKALVKQEQIIDEKDKKNAEKWSLFFLKKAFLAGLKFLDEYIQAMGLSQNKLKHLEILYYQCCFDGNNSLGTYNKNIDPQAIHETLSQLISLEVNQVKEYSQKGNFLQADTLILIQCRGEYRILCIDYSIFSIKAIQNLGDLEEIEVLRKLLLSEISYLKSKSVFSNLGLDTKISELNISKELKTYFIGFKREDKETAKLIQAGSYVDSFYKFLRSHNLLNPANSVIFNIVGYSDRGISSMSINQENLEILETCAEIYKYKATDQQIQDGRRDVLRKINRNAYRSFNQGKQFIDQLLAVNQYGITPIIHSEKIEGFCNSIDIIPQDLATKLQVTPNIDLRKAHAELITQALNSDVTYIFLTGNPGIGKTTAITNFLKTQQCLNEGFLFFYVSPRKQVNLDIIEKFKNPENQQLEDDRIFAITTSSVLIANNKGKYTVNYLNNQCSKKRFTQQGVDFIPQDYELLSTKPSKNLDRITEDEIQAKNSSSRGVLNSICQGIYTLINRQTSNNIVATVSIQSLKKTQNSQDTLEHFEKIFKDAYNSREGIPIPEKMRAISGRIKHLLIMIDEITGDDGGTEFLNRISEILKQYGLTNSTFGFNTKIIVADASIVDPDVIKQHLGETTSEPNKIFFRKAKSEDISLSIQPFSFNSNQFNATVINANSYPAKNLEITYKVFIQSNRYNEESSLIKNYDLEKEVQEEMITDINNFLDNQNSEQIIIYIQDKQRLANLIEKIRKHQNQFEQYQDYLEIHANLSEDEKIKISEYKNQVKVIFMTASASRGLSFPKVKQILVDIPRFEIEKNLMEVIQVIYRGRGSYNQDGLEKTLDDQDKHLVFYLCEQVIIYPKQHPELSSDSKDDQQLSRQESVLNILNILLILKTSIMTRIFGSGRIGSEYFMMIPIGGKSVFTAGQTFSSKMSNLIKQLKKEHTRRPYDPLLKSVYSSLEALLSSVEINLGMGNTSPEDQGLSYLELQTSFTSKFSELLNNNLEGLLNFPPIQSSYINGSLLIVPLTGRFIEERYKMRLEQEILSFNNRELLHQMSRIANSSTYPENICYALKEAIELVNLLLEQPYKTQKFEQNSQYLDQYYVIPLFTLITGEALRQYFTSQEPEPEDLRFRDILAAYIRCLYPVCNILPIGHQYKDFPWILFRSYSLNEIRGKLFTDKYFLMSHELNVLNLILSHD